One window from the genome of Thermaerobacter marianensis DSM 12885 encodes:
- a CDS encoding ankyrin repeat domain-containing protein, whose translation MQESATGHGRQEPCRNLPGAMGPGEAEHGRDGATGTAGGPELPEERVRAILRAGRDGRRRQVLALLDGHPELARAEAPNGITPLHHAARYGWADVAGRLLELGADPNATNRWGLVPLHYAARFGHGPVASLLIEWGARPDVKAKGGQTPLDWAIVFGHPDVARLLVERGAQVGPFAAAGLGDLQRLEAWLQTDPGLLHARNDWKGTLLHVAALAGQRAAVRWLLDRGADPQSRDVRGRTPAAHAADPVIRRWLTAGSPGPAAR comes from the coding sequence GTGCAGGAATCCGCAACCGGACACGGCCGCCAGGAGCCATGCCGGAATCTTCCGGGCGCGATGGGACCCGGAGAGGCCGAGCACGGACGGGACGGGGCCACGGGCACGGCGGGCGGTCCGGAGCTGCCAGAAGAACGGGTCCGGGCCATCCTGCGGGCGGGCCGCGACGGCCGCCGCCGCCAGGTGCTGGCGCTGCTGGACGGTCACCCGGAGCTGGCGCGGGCCGAGGCGCCCAACGGCATCACCCCGCTGCACCACGCGGCGCGGTACGGCTGGGCCGACGTGGCCGGCCGGCTGCTGGAGCTCGGCGCCGATCCCAATGCCACGAACCGGTGGGGGCTGGTCCCCCTGCACTATGCGGCCCGGTTCGGTCACGGCCCGGTGGCGTCCCTGCTGATCGAGTGGGGCGCCCGGCCGGACGTGAAGGCGAAAGGCGGCCAGACCCCCCTCGACTGGGCCATCGTCTTCGGCCACCCCGACGTGGCCCGCCTGCTGGTCGAACGCGGCGCCCAGGTCGGCCCCTTCGCCGCCGCCGGCCTCGGCGACCTCCAGCGGCTCGAGGCGTGGCTCCAGACGGATCCCGGGCTGCTCCACGCGCGCAACGACTGGAAGGGCACGCTGCTCCACGTGGCGGCCCTGGCCGGCCAGCGTGCCGCCGTGCGGTGGCTGCTGGACCGCGGTGCCGATCCGCAGTCCCGGGACGTGCGCGGCCGCACGCCGGCCGCGCACGCCGCGGATCCCGTCATCCGGAGGTGGCTGACTGCAGGTTCTCCAGGGCCGGCGGCACGATGA
- the speE gene encoding polyamine aminopropyltransferase: MSQAGWQVDPESGWLVESQTIGFQVRWRLLRLLHHERSPYQDIVVAELDRFGRALFLDRILQVAEMDEFIYHEMLVHVPLAALPAARRVLIIGGGDGGTLREVTRWPDVEEIHLVELDEAVVRVCRQWLPQVGDGAWDDPRLKIHYADGYAFLQEAPAGTYDAILVDCSDPGTPADTLYSETFYRLADRALAPGGFLVQQALSPFIHRDVLAAILRRLAGVFSQSGVYFCPSIAYLIGLQAFVWGSKGTNPAAGPARPAPGGTRWYTPEVHRAAFIVPPALENLQSATSG; this comes from the coding sequence GTGTCCCAAGCTGGGTGGCAGGTCGACCCCGAATCCGGGTGGCTGGTGGAAAGCCAAACCATCGGCTTTCAAGTCCGGTGGCGCCTGCTGCGGCTGCTCCACCACGAGCGGTCCCCCTACCAGGACATCGTGGTCGCCGAACTCGACCGCTTTGGGCGCGCCCTCTTCCTGGACCGCATCCTGCAGGTCGCGGAGATGGACGAGTTCATCTACCACGAGATGCTGGTCCACGTGCCTCTGGCCGCTCTGCCTGCGGCCCGCCGCGTGCTGATCATCGGCGGCGGCGACGGCGGCACCCTGCGGGAGGTCACCCGCTGGCCCGACGTGGAAGAGATCCACCTGGTGGAGCTGGACGAGGCCGTGGTGCGGGTCTGCCGCCAGTGGCTCCCCCAGGTCGGCGACGGCGCCTGGGACGATCCCCGGCTGAAGATCCACTACGCCGACGGGTACGCGTTCCTGCAGGAGGCGCCCGCCGGCACCTACGACGCCATCCTGGTGGACTGCAGCGACCCCGGCACGCCCGCCGACACGCTGTACAGCGAGACCTTCTACCGGCTGGCCGACCGGGCGCTGGCGCCGGGCGGCTTCCTGGTGCAGCAGGCCCTGTCCCCCTTCATCCACCGCGACGTGCTGGCCGCCATCCTCCGGCGCCTGGCCGGCGTCTTCTCCCAGAGCGGCGTGTACTTCTGCCCGTCCATCGCCTATCTGATCGGGCTCCAGGCCTTCGTGTGGGGTTCCAAGGGGACGAACCCGGCCGCCGGGCCGGCGCGCCCGGCCCCTGGCGGCACCCGCTGGTACACTCCCGAGGTGCACCGGGCGGCCTTCATCGTGCCGCCGGCCCTGGAGAACCTGCAGTCAGCCACCTCCGGATGA